A genomic stretch from Terriglobus sp. RCC_193 includes:
- the galE gene encoding UDP-glucose 4-epimerase GalE: protein MNYLVTGGAGYIGGTVSRLLLERGHRVTVYDNLCHSKKEALPPSATFVEGDIADANLLSQTLREGQFDGVLHFAALIEAGESMKRPDVYFRNNTAGTLTLLECMQQTGTQRLVFSSTAACYGEPKRAPIEETDELKPTNAYGESKLLSEYMMRWFSERMGLRYAALRYFNVAGAIPGYGEAHEPESHLIPLILDTALGLRDNIRIYGEDYPTKDGTCVRDYVHVADLAEAHLLAMDSLATQQRAIYNIGNGQGFTVREVIESARRVTGREIPVIAEARRPGDPAVLVASSAKIQRELGWAPKFEQLDAILATAWEWHQKLRAV, encoded by the coding sequence ATGAATTATCTGGTTACCGGCGGTGCCGGCTATATCGGTGGCACTGTCAGCCGCCTACTGTTAGAACGCGGTCATCGCGTGACGGTTTACGACAATCTTTGCCACAGCAAGAAGGAAGCGCTCCCTCCATCTGCAACTTTTGTGGAGGGAGACATTGCCGACGCAAATCTTCTGAGCCAAACCCTCCGCGAAGGTCAGTTTGATGGCGTACTGCATTTTGCCGCTCTCATCGAAGCTGGCGAAAGCATGAAGCGTCCGGACGTCTACTTTCGCAACAACACAGCAGGCACGCTCACGCTGCTGGAATGCATGCAGCAGACCGGCACCCAGCGCCTCGTGTTCTCTTCCACCGCAGCTTGCTATGGGGAACCGAAGCGTGCTCCCATTGAAGAGACGGATGAGCTGAAGCCGACGAACGCCTATGGAGAAAGCAAACTCCTCAGCGAATACATGATGCGTTGGTTTTCTGAGCGCATGGGCCTTCGTTACGCTGCGCTTCGCTATTTCAACGTGGCAGGAGCCATCCCAGGTTACGGCGAGGCGCACGAGCCGGAGAGCCACCTGATCCCGCTGATTCTTGATACCGCACTCGGCCTGCGAGACAACATCCGTATCTATGGCGAGGACTATCCCACAAAGGACGGTACCTGCGTCCGCGACTATGTCCACGTAGCGGATCTTGCAGAAGCACATCTGCTGGCAATGGATTCGCTCGCAACGCAGCAGCGCGCCATCTACAACATCGGCAACGGTCAGGGATTCACCGTGCGCGAGGTGATTGAGAGTGCACGCCGCGTTACAGGGCGTGAGATTCCCGTCATCGCGGAAGCACGCCGTCCGGGCGATCCTGCGGTGCTGGTCGCCAGTTCCGCAAAGATTCAGCGCGAACTGGGATGGGCGCCGAAGTTCGAGCAGCTCGATGCAATTCTTGCCACGGCATGGGAGTGGCACCAGAAACTCCGCGCTGTTTAG
- a CDS encoding DUF421 domain-containing protein, with protein MLHVPLPILEKILRPIIVYLTLVILLRVFGKRELAQLNPFDLVVLLSLSNTVQNAIIGEDNSLLGGLIGAVALLAANWTLNRILFAMPKLNSALQGSRTVLVRNGKVDEDAMRKEILSHEELIEVLHKQSIRGLSDVKECTLEPGGTFYVETREESFPSVRHQEILKKLDALMQEVKALQQA; from the coding sequence ATGTTGCACGTGCCCCTGCCCATCCTGGAAAAGATTCTCCGCCCCATCATCGTGTACCTCACGCTGGTGATCCTGCTGCGCGTTTTTGGCAAACGTGAACTGGCACAATTGAATCCGTTTGATCTGGTAGTTCTGCTGTCGTTGTCGAACACGGTGCAGAACGCCATCATCGGCGAAGACAATTCATTGCTTGGCGGTCTGATCGGTGCGGTGGCGCTTCTGGCCGCCAACTGGACACTGAACCGCATTCTGTTTGCGATGCCAAAGCTCAACAGCGCGTTGCAGGGCAGCAGAACAGTTCTGGTGCGCAACGGCAAGGTAGATGAAGATGCCATGCGCAAGGAAATCCTCAGCCATGAAGAACTCATCGAGGTACTGCACAAGCAGAGTATCCGCGGCCTATCCGATGTGAAGGAATGCACGCTGGAGCCCGGCGGCACGTTCTACGTGGAAACGCGTGAAGAAAGTTTCCCCAGCGTGCGCCACCAGGAAATCCTGAAAAAGCTCGACGCTCTTATGCAGGAGGTGAAGGCGCTGCAGCAGGCATGA